From Streptomyces sp. NBC_00775, one genomic window encodes:
- a CDS encoding TetR/AcrR family transcriptional regulator produces the protein MTKAKLPPRGTRKRDVPLTETGIYAAALRLIDADGVDALTMRKLATALDANPMSLYHHVPNKGALLRGVARTVGAQFRTVTLEDAAWQERIRLLATDFRTLAHRHPNLMAYSFSQPDFIQPEDPFWAALTATLDAAGVPHSEIRPIAALLCAVVIGVLTAELNGALHQWSNLEPAAPAAGEDGPADAGPEEDRMFRLVLDTIITGLDSRLITDGDGQGAGRGIATEAGPWPSEPSFVPRQQSVPSSRWPGPV, from the coding sequence ATGACAAAGGCGAAGCTTCCCCCGCGGGGAACAAGGAAGAGAGACGTGCCCCTGACTGAGACCGGGATCTATGCGGCCGCCCTGCGGCTCATCGACGCGGACGGGGTCGACGCGCTCACCATGCGCAAACTCGCGACCGCTCTGGATGCGAACCCGATGTCGCTGTACCACCACGTACCGAACAAGGGCGCCCTGCTGCGCGGCGTGGCGAGGACGGTCGGCGCCCAGTTCCGCACCGTGACCCTGGAAGACGCTGCCTGGCAGGAGCGCATCCGCCTGCTCGCCACAGATTTCCGGACGCTGGCACACCGCCACCCCAACCTCATGGCCTACTCGTTCAGCCAGCCGGACTTCATCCAGCCCGAAGACCCGTTCTGGGCTGCGCTCACCGCGACACTGGACGCCGCAGGGGTGCCGCACTCAGAGATCCGGCCGATCGCCGCTCTCCTGTGCGCGGTCGTCATCGGTGTCCTCACCGCCGAACTCAACGGCGCGCTTCACCAGTGGTCGAACCTCGAGCCCGCCGCCCCCGCTGCCGGCGAAGACGGGCCCGCGGACGCAGGCCCGGAGGAGGACCGCATGTTCCGCCTGGTGCTGGACACGATCATCACGGGCCTGGACAGCCGGCTCATCACCGATGGTGACGGCCAGGGCGCCGGCCGAGGCATTGCGACTGAGGCAGGCCCTTGGCCGAGCGAGCCGAGCTTTGTCCCAAGGCAGCAATCAGTGCCCAGCTCGCGATGGCCGGGCCCAGTCTGA
- a CDS encoding SpoIIE family protein phosphatase, translating to MTNTDHTPLAEPVSSREIPDAAIAMLDAEGTVVGWTHAAEQLVGYSAGEVVGRSAAHLLPPAEDAPSASAFAEQCRAQDGWSGTVTVRHRDGHAIKMTLRISLLWGQDAGTRWLVSVTDIGTLSSGASNGAVRESLLAHAPIGIAVHDLQLRCTWVNDVMECHDGTPRERRFGRRLRDSLPAVEAEALEVVMRQVLESGTTMVHEYRAWSSTDRRREHAFSASFFCLLDADGTALAVCSMSVDVTGNRRARERLAILSEASTRIGSTLEVMRTGQELADLAVPLLADHAIVDLMESVPFGVDPSAGTGTANGRPPVLRRAGVASIDPGILTLPWVREEVIRPFPTSLFATALRTGRSYLESVLDTHSGPWVSHDPVRTQKVRDSGVHSLMVVPIRARRCVLGLALFARSTEPTPFQEDDLLLAEELVTRAALSLDNALQYARQRTAALTLQRDLLPHHVGGGAALDVASRYVPADMDHGVGGDWFDVIKLSGARVALVVGDVVGHGINAAATMGRLRTAVRTLADMELPPHELLAHLDDTVRRLSEEDADAPDQFPAAVGATCLYAVYDPVTRRCTMARAGHPPPAIIDPQGHVAFPDMPAGAPLGLGLGLVPFESVELELPEGSVLALYTDGLVESRDDDIDVGLDRLGAALAQTGSSLEDLCSQVLETLPTQAPVDDVTLLLARTRGLEPAQVASWELPNEPTAVRIARQAAAHQLSEWGLEHLVTTVKLIVSELVTNAIRYGGGPIRLQLIQHQVLTCEVSDSNTSHPRPRHPHIIDENGRGLFLVAQLSRRWGSRSATDGKVVWAEQDLPSKAVAV from the coding sequence ATGACGAACACCGACCACACGCCACTCGCCGAGCCGGTGAGTTCCCGAGAGATACCCGATGCGGCCATCGCGATGCTCGATGCGGAGGGGACCGTGGTGGGGTGGACGCACGCCGCCGAACAGCTTGTCGGGTACTCGGCCGGGGAAGTGGTGGGCCGGTCCGCCGCACACCTGCTGCCGCCCGCCGAGGACGCCCCGAGTGCTTCAGCGTTCGCCGAGCAGTGCCGTGCCCAGGATGGCTGGTCCGGCACCGTGACGGTCCGCCACCGCGACGGCCACGCCATCAAGATGACGCTGCGGATCTCGCTGCTGTGGGGGCAGGACGCCGGCACCCGGTGGCTGGTGTCCGTGACCGACATAGGCACCCTGTCCTCGGGGGCGTCCAACGGAGCTGTGCGGGAGTCGCTCCTGGCCCACGCACCGATCGGCATCGCTGTCCATGACCTGCAGCTGCGCTGTACCTGGGTCAACGACGTCATGGAGTGTCACGACGGCACTCCTCGTGAGCGACGGTTCGGACGCCGCCTGCGGGACTCACTGCCCGCCGTCGAGGCCGAAGCGCTCGAGGTGGTGATGCGGCAGGTGCTGGAGAGTGGCACCACCATGGTCCACGAGTACCGGGCGTGGTCGTCGACGGACCGGCGCCGGGAGCACGCGTTCTCGGCCTCGTTCTTCTGCCTCCTGGACGCGGACGGCACGGCATTGGCAGTGTGCTCCATGAGCGTGGACGTCACCGGCAACCGGCGGGCGCGCGAGCGCCTTGCCATCCTCAGCGAGGCCAGCACGCGCATCGGCAGCACCCTCGAGGTCATGCGGACCGGGCAGGAACTGGCCGACCTTGCCGTACCCCTGCTGGCCGACCACGCAATCGTCGACCTGATGGAGTCGGTTCCGTTCGGCGTGGATCCCTCGGCGGGGACCGGCACGGCGAACGGCCGCCCACCTGTGCTGCGCCGTGCCGGTGTGGCCTCCATCGACCCGGGAATCCTCACGTTGCCGTGGGTGCGCGAAGAGGTGATCCGCCCCTTCCCGACCTCGCTGTTCGCCACCGCCCTGCGCACGGGCAGGTCTTACCTGGAATCGGTGCTGGACACCCATTCAGGCCCCTGGGTCAGTCACGACCCGGTGCGGACGCAGAAGGTCCGTGACAGCGGCGTCCACTCTTTGATGGTCGTACCCATCCGTGCGCGGCGCTGCGTGCTGGGATTGGCGCTGTTCGCCCGCTCCACGGAACCGACGCCCTTCCAGGAGGACGACCTCCTCCTCGCCGAGGAGCTCGTCACCCGGGCCGCGCTCAGCCTGGACAACGCTCTCCAGTACGCTCGCCAACGCACTGCGGCCCTGACGCTCCAACGCGACTTGCTCCCCCACCATGTGGGAGGCGGCGCCGCCCTCGATGTGGCCTCGCGCTACGTGCCGGCTGACATGGACCACGGCGTGGGCGGCGACTGGTTCGACGTGATCAAGCTGTCTGGCGCCCGGGTGGCCCTCGTCGTCGGAGACGTGGTCGGACACGGCATCAACGCCGCGGCGACGATGGGCCGATTGCGCACCGCCGTCCGCACGCTCGCGGACATGGAATTGCCTCCCCATGAGCTGCTGGCGCACCTCGATGACACGGTCAGGCGGCTGAGCGAGGAAGATGCCGACGCTCCGGACCAGTTCCCCGCGGCGGTGGGCGCCACCTGTCTGTATGCCGTCTACGACCCCGTCACCCGGCGGTGCACGATGGCGCGGGCCGGGCATCCCCCGCCCGCGATCATCGATCCGCAGGGCCATGTCGCTTTCCCCGACATGCCCGCCGGGGCCCCGCTCGGCCTCGGCCTCGGTCTGGTCCCCTTCGAGTCCGTGGAACTGGAACTGCCCGAGGGAAGTGTCCTCGCGCTCTACACGGACGGTCTGGTCGAGTCCCGCGACGACGACATCGACGTGGGCCTGGATCGCCTGGGCGCCGCCCTGGCACAGACCGGTTCGTCCCTGGAAGACCTGTGCTCTCAGGTGCTCGAGACCTTGCCGACTCAGGCCCCGGTCGACGATGTCACCTTGCTCCTTGCGCGGACTCGCGGACTCGAACCGGCCCAGGTCGCCTCCTGGGAACTGCCGAACGAGCCGACCGCCGTCCGCATCGCCCGGCAGGCAGCCGCGCATCAGCTCAGCGAATGGGGGCTTGAGCATCTGGTGACCACCGTGAAGCTGATCGTCAGTGAACTGGTCACCAACGCCATCCGCTACGGCGGCGGCCCGATCCGCCTACAGCTCATCCAGCACCAGGTCTTGACGTGCGAAGTCTCCGACAGCAACACCAGCCACCCACGCCCCCGTCATCCCCACATCATCGACGAGAACGGCCGCGGTCTTTTCCTCGTCGCTCAGTTGTCCCGCAGGTGGGGGTCCCGCTCCGCAACGGACGGCAAGGTCGTCTGGGCCGAACAAGACCTGCCCTCCAAAGCCGTTGCGGTGTGA
- a CDS encoding NIPSNAP family protein: MSQYQLRVYTLRSPEALVAYENIWSKHIPGMAKHRIATHGVWTVPAAPGSEAPQLYALVSYRDADDVQERLQAYLASPEFRADMEGFDISQIADVAESVLTPTADSPLR; this comes from the coding sequence ATGTCCCAGTACCAGCTTCGTGTCTACACACTGCGCAGCCCTGAGGCGCTCGTCGCCTACGAGAACATCTGGTCCAAGCACATTCCCGGTATGGCCAAGCACAGGATCGCCACACACGGCGTCTGGACGGTGCCCGCGGCTCCCGGGAGTGAGGCGCCCCAGCTGTACGCCCTCGTGTCCTACCGGGACGCCGACGACGTTCAGGAACGGCTGCAGGCGTACCTGGCCAGCCCTGAGTTCCGCGCCGACATGGAAGGCTTCGACATCAGCCAGATCGCCGATGTCGCCGAGTCCGTGCTGACGCCCACCGCCGACTCACCCTTGCGGTGA
- a CDS encoding cytochrome P450: protein MDSETLLARITDYASRPNPYPLYAELREAGPVVRQADGSYLVGTYHEIAALLHDPRMSVDPRSRGEVTHKPPFLRLDDPEHHRLRTLAMRPFGPPHSPGRVDAMRGEIDRITKELMESFEAGRQIDVVDDFAYPLPVTVICRLLGVPREDEPLFRAWSDALVASADVRPEEDTTETDKAGDQARIEMGGYLVNLAEQRRGKPSDDMLSAFVNEPDPALRLTQEELAETAVLLLIAGHETTVNLITNGVLTLLRQPEHLDHLRRDPDLLPRAVEELLRYEPPVHIRERVPLADIDVAGTPIAQGTPVVLVLASGNRDPRRFHDPDRFDPTRPDNEHLGFGSGIHVCYGAPLARIEAQAALGALLPHLGTARLAQDPPPYRQNAMLRGPRHLSIQL, encoded by the coding sequence ATGGACTCCGAGACCTTGCTGGCACGGATCACCGACTACGCCAGTCGCCCCAACCCCTACCCGCTGTACGCGGAACTCCGCGAGGCCGGCCCCGTGGTGCGGCAGGCGGACGGCAGCTATCTGGTCGGCACTTACCACGAGATCGCCGCTCTGCTCCACGACCCGCGGATGAGTGTCGACCCCCGCAGCCGTGGCGAAGTGACACACAAGCCGCCGTTCCTGCGGCTCGACGACCCGGAGCACCACAGGCTGCGCACCCTCGCCATGCGGCCCTTCGGCCCGCCGCACAGCCCGGGCCGGGTCGACGCCATGCGCGGCGAGATCGACCGGATCACCAAGGAACTGATGGAGTCCTTCGAGGCGGGCCGGCAGATCGACGTCGTCGACGATTTCGCCTACCCACTACCCGTCACGGTGATCTGCCGCCTGCTCGGCGTACCGCGCGAGGACGAGCCGCTGTTCCGGGCCTGGTCCGACGCTCTGGTCGCATCCGCCGACGTCAGGCCCGAGGAGGACACCACCGAGACGGACAAGGCGGGCGACCAGGCGCGCATCGAGATGGGCGGGTACCTGGTGAACCTCGCCGAACAGCGCCGCGGCAAGCCGAGCGACGACATGCTCTCCGCCTTCGTCAACGAACCGGACCCGGCCCTGCGGCTCACCCAGGAGGAACTCGCGGAAACCGCCGTGCTGCTCCTCATCGCGGGACACGAGACCACGGTCAATCTGATCACCAACGGGGTGCTCACCCTGCTGCGCCAACCCGAGCACCTGGACCATCTGCGCCGCGACCCCGACCTGCTGCCGCGAGCGGTGGAGGAACTGCTGCGCTACGAACCTCCGGTCCACATTCGTGAGCGCGTCCCGCTCGCCGACATCGACGTCGCCGGTACGCCGATCGCCCAAGGTACCCCCGTCGTTCTGGTGCTGGCCTCGGGCAACCGCGACCCCAGGCGGTTCCACGATCCCGACCGGTTCGACCCCACCCGCCCGGACAACGAGCACCTCGGCTTCGGCAGCGGCATCCACGTCTGCTACGGCGCACCCCTCGCCCGCATCGAAGCCCAAGCCGCGCTGGGCGCACTGCTCCCCCACCTCGGCACGGCACGCCTGGCCCAGGACCCGCCCCCCTACCGCCAGAACGCCATGCTCCGCGGACCCCGCCACCTGTCCATCCAACTCTGA
- a CDS encoding SsgA family sporulation/cell division regulator — translation MSLRYEPTDPYAVRAAFFTDTDELAEWVLGRDLLADGLTGSAGCGDVRVWPAVGRGDHAMYIALGSPSGTALLEVPVQDVKAFLENTEALVPRGAESGHIDWDLALANLFAKG, via the coding sequence ATGAGCCTGCGGTACGAGCCCACTGATCCCTATGCCGTCCGTGCCGCCTTCTTCACCGACACGGACGAGCTGGCCGAATGGGTCCTGGGGCGTGATCTTCTGGCCGATGGCCTGACGGGTTCCGCAGGCTGTGGGGACGTCCGGGTCTGGCCGGCCGTCGGCCGTGGTGACCATGCGATGTACATCGCCCTCGGGTCTCCCTCGGGCACCGCCTTGCTCGAGGTTCCCGTGCAGGACGTCAAGGCCTTCCTGGAGAACACGGAGGCGCTTGTGCCACGGGGTGCCGAGTCCGGACACATCGACTGGGACCTCGCACTGGCGAACCTGTTTGCAAAAGGCTGA
- a CDS encoding NAD(P)/FAD-dependent oxidoreductase translates to MPGDLKDGRIVIVGASLAGLRAAEALREEGFTGSLTVVGDEPHPPYDRPPLSKQVLLGQATADTTGLPMRQDPDAEWRLGVRATGVDLLAKQVLLEDGESLPYDRLLIATGTRARPWPNPEEAALDGVFTLRTREDAGGLAERLAAGPERVLVIGAGFTGSEIASACRERGLEVTVAERGPAPLVGALGGTLSKLAAVMQRNHGVDLRTGVTVTALNGNGSFTGAELSDGSRVDADVCVVALGAVRNVEWLAQSGLAAGPRGIACDAGCRAFNMYGIVTDDVFVAGDVSRFPHPLFGYQMLSLEHWGNAVAQAQVAAHNMVNPGPLQRPHLAVPSFWSTQFGLNIKSVGVPTYSDHIVIAQGSLEARRLAMVYGYQGRVTAAVTVDMAKSLDYYTHLIETAAPFPPPLGAQDRAIAADITIPSDVPDPSGLSHGPTVALTGHLPDRRLTLVQPTG, encoded by the coding sequence GTGCCCGGTGACCTCAAGGACGGCCGTATCGTCATCGTCGGCGCGTCGCTGGCCGGGCTCAGGGCCGCGGAGGCACTGCGCGAGGAGGGCTTCACCGGCTCACTGACCGTGGTCGGGGACGAGCCCCACCCGCCCTACGACCGGCCGCCGCTGTCCAAGCAGGTGCTGCTCGGCCAGGCGACGGCGGACACCACCGGGCTGCCGATGCGCCAGGACCCGGACGCCGAGTGGCGGCTGGGCGTGCGCGCCACCGGCGTGGATCTGCTCGCGAAACAGGTACTGCTGGAGGACGGCGAGTCACTGCCGTACGACCGGCTGCTGATCGCCACCGGGACCCGCGCCCGGCCCTGGCCCAACCCGGAGGAAGCCGCCCTGGACGGGGTGTTCACCCTGCGCACCCGCGAGGACGCCGGGGGACTGGCCGAGCGGCTGGCCGCCGGGCCGGAGCGCGTGCTGGTGATCGGCGCCGGCTTCACCGGCTCGGAGATCGCCTCGGCCTGCCGGGAACGGGGACTGGAGGTCACGGTCGCCGAACGCGGCCCCGCACCCCTGGTGGGCGCGCTCGGTGGCACCCTGTCGAAGCTCGCGGCCGTCATGCAGCGCAACCACGGCGTGGACCTGCGCACCGGGGTGACGGTCACCGCCCTGAACGGCAACGGCAGCTTCACCGGTGCGGAGCTGTCCGACGGCAGCCGTGTCGACGCCGACGTCTGCGTCGTGGCGCTGGGCGCGGTACGCAACGTCGAATGGCTGGCGCAGTCCGGGCTGGCGGCGGGCCCGCGCGGGATCGCCTGCGACGCAGGATGCCGGGCCTTCAACATGTACGGCATCGTCACCGACGACGTCTTCGTGGCCGGTGACGTCTCCCGCTTCCCCCACCCGCTGTTCGGCTACCAGATGCTCTCCCTGGAACACTGGGGCAACGCGGTCGCGCAGGCCCAGGTGGCGGCCCACAACATGGTCAATCCGGGTCCCCTGCAGCGCCCGCACCTGGCCGTCCCGTCGTTCTGGTCGACCCAGTTCGGGCTCAACATCAAGTCGGTGGGCGTGCCCACGTACTCCGACCACATCGTCATCGCCCAGGGCTCCCTGGAGGCGCGCCGCCTGGCAATGGTCTACGGCTACCAGGGACGGGTCACCGCCGCCGTCACCGTCGACATGGCCAAGTCGCTCGACTACTACACGCACCTCATCGAGACGGCTGCTCCGTTCCCGCCCCCGCTCGGCGCCCAGGACCGTGCGATCGCGGCCGACATCACGATCCCGTCCGACGTGCCGGACCCGAGCGGGCTGTCCCACGGCCCCACCGTCGCGCTCACCGGTCACCTGCCCGATCGACGACTGACGCTGGTGCAGCCCACCGGCTGA
- a CDS encoding ferredoxin → MQTVVDLTRCQGYAQCVFLAPEVFQLHGEEGLLYATAVPDDQIERVRQAAAACPVQAILLGEEVSAGARCRRSSSARR, encoded by the coding sequence ATGCAGACCGTTGTGGATCTCACGCGCTGCCAGGGCTATGCCCAATGCGTGTTCCTCGCGCCGGAGGTGTTCCAGCTGCACGGGGAGGAGGGGTTGCTGTACGCCACGGCCGTACCCGACGACCAGATCGAGCGCGTACGCCAGGCCGCGGCGGCGTGCCCGGTGCAGGCGATCCTCCTCGGCGAGGAGGTGAGCGCCGGTGCCCGGTGCAGGCGATCCTCCTCGGCGAGGAGGTGA
- a CDS encoding bifunctional cytochrome P450/NADPH--P450 reductase — protein sequence MTTSNDLRPIRSPRGIPLLGHTPQIPSTNPVEYFGELSKRFPEGLYGMDIAGVEQVFVYDPDLVAEVCDETRFFKQIEKTPLHHVRDFTGAGLFTAHQHEEEWGMAHRVLLPAFSQRAMKAYFGQMLEVAQNLAGKWERREGQPVNITDDYTRLTLDTIALSGFGYRFQSFDKEELHPFLNALLEALIESMRRSQELPMMTKLRKADDKKYGENIQLMRDLVESVIKERRQGKGSGEEDLLGLMLEATDPETGRLLADDNVRDQVVTFLIAGHETTSGLLSFATYSLMRNPHVLAQAYAEVDRLLPGDTVPDYDTIMQLDVIPRILEETLRLWAPIPLIAKAPLEDTVIGGRYELKKGTRANILMGALHSHPKAWDRPEEFDIDRWLPENRAQQHPHAYKPFGNGVRACIGRQFALTEARLALALVLQKFKFSDTGDYKMDVREALTRKPGDFQLVVRRRQEHQRTVFGAADLQTDDTQAQAAVSGVGVNLTVAYASSLGSCEDLARTIADRGERSGFGTTLMSLDELGDNLPTEGLLTVVAASYNGKAPDNAQRFDDLLAAGLPEGSLSNVRYALLGAGNTQWVATYQAFPKRIEEGLLAAGATSVIERGIADAAGDFDGMATRWMDTLWTTLAEEYAADTSDASGPRYQVQLLTEADVRPAIVSEQAYPLTVVANEELVADATGLWDFSLEPPRPSAKSITIELPEGVTYDTGNHLAVFAKNEPALVGRALARLGVDRDQVLRLDQPAGGRTHLPVGTPVTAGLLLTEFLELQDVATRTQVRILAEHTECPWTRPQLQAYTADTEEAEERYQNEILGKRISVLGLLERFPAVELPLAVFLEMTGPIRPRFYSISSAPLANPRHVRLTVGLLEGPALSGDGQYRGTCSSYIAGLEPGDVFYGYVRVPSPTFAPPADPATPLILIGPGTGIAPLRGFLEERASQQENGTEVGLSQVFVGCRHPEHDYFYRQEMQAWEQSGIAQVHTAFSAVSGHPARFVQNAIAGAADTVWQAIEDGAYIYVCGDGRRMAPAVREALAAIHRQRTGSDDETAQQWLAQLEADEHYQQDVFA from the coding sequence ATGACCACGTCGAACGACCTTCGCCCCATTCGGTCCCCGCGCGGGATACCCCTGCTCGGCCACACGCCGCAGATCCCCAGCACCAACCCGGTGGAGTACTTCGGTGAGCTGTCCAAGCGGTTCCCCGAGGGCCTCTATGGCATGGACATCGCCGGCGTCGAGCAGGTCTTCGTCTACGACCCGGACCTGGTGGCCGAGGTCTGCGACGAGACACGGTTCTTCAAGCAGATCGAGAAGACGCCGCTGCACCACGTCCGGGACTTCACGGGGGCGGGTCTGTTCACGGCCCACCAGCACGAAGAGGAATGGGGCATGGCGCACCGTGTCCTCCTGCCGGCCTTCAGCCAGCGGGCCATGAAGGCCTACTTCGGGCAGATGCTGGAGGTCGCCCAGAACCTGGCGGGCAAGTGGGAGCGCAGGGAGGGTCAGCCGGTCAACATCACCGACGACTACACCCGCCTGACGCTCGACACCATCGCCCTGTCGGGGTTCGGCTACCGGTTCCAGTCCTTCGACAAGGAGGAGCTGCACCCCTTCCTCAATGCGCTGCTGGAGGCGCTGATCGAGTCGATGCGGCGCTCCCAGGAGCTGCCGATGATGACCAAGCTCCGTAAGGCCGACGACAAGAAGTACGGCGAGAACATCCAGCTGATGCGCGACCTGGTCGAGAGCGTGATCAAGGAGCGCCGTCAGGGCAAGGGCAGCGGTGAGGAGGACCTGCTCGGCCTGATGCTGGAGGCCACCGACCCGGAGACCGGCAGGCTGCTGGCGGACGACAACGTCCGTGACCAGGTGGTGACGTTCCTGATCGCAGGTCATGAGACCACCAGTGGTCTGCTGTCGTTTGCCACGTACTCGCTGATGCGTAACCCGCACGTGCTGGCCCAGGCCTACGCCGAGGTGGACCGCCTGCTGCCCGGCGACACGGTCCCGGACTACGACACGATCATGCAGCTGGACGTCATCCCGCGGATCCTGGAGGAGACCCTGCGCCTGTGGGCTCCCATCCCGCTGATCGCCAAGGCGCCGCTGGAGGACACCGTCATCGGCGGCCGGTATGAGCTGAAGAAGGGAACCAGGGCCAACATCCTCATGGGCGCGCTGCACTCCCACCCCAAGGCGTGGGACCGGCCGGAGGAGTTCGACATCGACCGATGGCTGCCGGAGAACCGCGCCCAGCAGCACCCGCACGCCTACAAGCCGTTCGGCAATGGCGTGCGTGCCTGCATCGGTCGGCAGTTCGCACTCACCGAGGCCCGTCTGGCCCTGGCGCTGGTGCTGCAGAAGTTCAAGTTCTCCGACACCGGCGACTACAAGATGGACGTTCGGGAGGCGCTGACGCGCAAGCCCGGCGACTTCCAGCTGGTCGTCCGTCGCCGTCAGGAACACCAGCGGACCGTTTTCGGAGCCGCGGACCTGCAGACCGACGACACGCAGGCGCAGGCCGCGGTCAGCGGCGTCGGGGTGAACCTGACCGTCGCCTACGCCTCCAGCCTGGGCTCGTGCGAGGACCTGGCGCGCACCATCGCCGACCGCGGTGAGCGCTCCGGCTTCGGCACCACGCTGATGAGCCTGGACGAACTGGGCGACAACCTGCCCACCGAGGGCCTGCTCACCGTCGTCGCCGCCAGCTACAACGGCAAGGCCCCCGACAACGCCCAGCGTTTCGACGACCTGCTCGCCGCAGGACTGCCCGAGGGCTCGCTGTCGAACGTGCGGTACGCGCTGCTGGGCGCCGGTAACACCCAGTGGGTGGCCACCTACCAGGCCTTCCCCAAGCGGATCGAGGAAGGCCTGCTGGCCGCCGGCGCCACCTCCGTCATCGAGCGCGGCATCGCCGACGCCGCCGGTGACTTCGACGGCATGGCCACTCGGTGGATGGACACCCTGTGGACCACCCTGGCCGAGGAGTACGCCGCCGACACCTCCGACGCGAGCGGCCCGCGCTACCAGGTCCAGCTGCTCACCGAGGCGGACGTGCGCCCCGCGATCGTCTCCGAGCAGGCCTACCCCCTCACGGTGGTGGCCAACGAGGAACTCGTGGCCGACGCGACCGGCCTGTGGGACTTCAGCCTCGAGCCGCCGCGCCCGTCGGCGAAGTCCATCACCATCGAGCTCCCCGAGGGTGTCACCTACGACACCGGCAACCACCTGGCCGTCTTCGCCAAGAACGAGCCGGCACTGGTGGGCCGCGCCCTCGCCCGCCTCGGCGTCGACCGCGACCAGGTCCTGCGGCTGGACCAGCCGGCCGGCGGCCGCACCCACCTGCCGGTAGGCACCCCCGTCACCGCAGGCCTGCTCCTCACCGAGTTCCTGGAGCTGCAGGACGTGGCGACCCGCACCCAGGTGCGCATCCTGGCCGAGCACACCGAGTGCCCGTGGACCCGGCCGCAGCTGCAGGCCTACACCGCCGACACCGAGGAAGCCGAGGAGCGCTACCAGAACGAGATCCTCGGCAAGCGCATCTCCGTGCTGGGCCTGCTGGAGCGCTTCCCCGCGGTCGAACTGCCGCTGGCCGTTTTCCTGGAGATGACGGGGCCGATCCGTCCCCGCTTCTACTCCATCTCCTCCGCCCCGCTGGCCAACCCGCGCCACGTGCGCCTGACTGTGGGCCTGCTGGAAGGCCCGGCCCTGTCCGGTGACGGCCAGTACCGCGGCACCTGCTCCTCCTACATCGCCGGACTCGAGCCCGGAGACGTCTTCTACGGCTACGTGCGCGTGCCCTCCCCGACCTTCGCCCCGCCGGCCGACCCCGCCACGCCGCTGATCCTCATCGGCCCCGGCACCGGCATCGCGCCGCTGCGCGGATTCCTGGAGGAGCGCGCCTCGCAGCAGGAGAACGGTACCGAGGTGGGCCTGTCGCAGGTCTTCGTCGGCTGCCGCCACCCGGAGCACGACTACTTCTACCGCCAGGAGATGCAGGCCTGGGAGCAGTCCGGGATCGCACAGGTCCACACCGCCTTCTCCGCGGTGAGCGGCCACCCGGCCCGGTTCGTGCAGAACGCCATCGCGGGCGCCGCCGACACGGTGTGGCAGGCCATCGAGGACGGCGCGTACATCTACGTCTGCGGTGACGGCCGCCGCATGGCACCCGCCGTCCGCGAGGCCCTCGCCGCGATTCACCGCCAGCGGACCGGCAGCGACGACGAAACCGCCCAGCAGTGGCTCGCCCAGCTCGAAGCCGACGAGCACTACCAGCAGGACGTCTTCGCCTGA